In Onthophagus taurus isolate NC chromosome 6, IU_Otau_3.0, whole genome shotgun sequence, a genomic segment contains:
- the LOC111414714 gene encoding glia maturation factor: MSNNVNICEISEDAKSTLKKFRFSKIQDTCALILKVDREKHEVFVDEKLENTTIDEVKESLPDHQPRYVILSYKREHKDGRISYPLCFVFYTPRDSHAELQMMYAGSKMGLQRCAEMSRTYEIRELEDFTEEWLLEKLGS, from the exons ATG TCCAACAACGTGAATATATGCGAAATTAGCGAAGATGCtaaatcaactttaaaaaaatttagatttagtAAAATTCAAGATACTTGCGCTTTAATTC TTAAAGTTGACAGAGAAAAGCATGAAGTATTCGTTGatgaaaaacttgaaaataccACAATAGATGAGGTAAAAGAGAGTTTACCAGATCACCAGCCAAGATATGttattttatcttataaaAGAGAACATAAAGATGGTAGAATTTCTTATCCGTTGTGTTTCGTGTTTTATACCCCTCGAGATAGTCATGCTGAACTACAAATGATGTATGCTGGTTCTAAAATGGGATTGCAAAGATGTGCTGAAATGAGCAGAACTTATGAGATACGTGAATTGGAAGATTTTACTGAAGAATGGCTACTTGAAAAATTAggaagttaa